One genomic window of Haloarchaeobius salinus includes the following:
- a CDS encoding methyltransferase, whose translation MPLSRHEPDLALGSRVDGGPPRYEFHTADGLCSPDAFRTPALALLEACWGDDLGHLLVPQANYGVVGCVLAGSADAVTMTETSARAAACCERNAATNGVDATVSTTAHPADRDGEFDTVAYAPKPYTPVAVGKQRAANALASLAPGGTLYVGGRTETGLARYEDCLADLAGSVETVHDGDARVVAATRPETVDPPVFVEPREFSATVDGVDLPLVSVPGTFSAGHLDHGTRLLLETATVADDDRVLDLCCGYGPVGAYAGSVAGSDLWLTDDDAVAAACAERTLAANGVDGTVVTADAVSGVGNRRFDRVLSNPPTHAGEGVLTDLFSGIARVLAPGGSATVVHHRGLDLSRQFERFRSVETRATGTEHVVVRLSGVRS comes from the coding sequence ATGCCGCTGAGTCGCCACGAACCGGACCTCGCCCTCGGCTCCCGCGTCGACGGCGGCCCGCCGCGCTACGAGTTCCACACCGCCGATGGCCTGTGTTCGCCCGACGCCTTCCGCACCCCTGCACTCGCCCTGCTGGAGGCGTGCTGGGGCGACGACCTGGGTCACCTGCTCGTCCCCCAGGCGAACTACGGCGTCGTCGGCTGCGTCCTCGCCGGTTCCGCCGACGCGGTCACGATGACCGAGACGAGCGCCCGCGCCGCCGCGTGCTGCGAGCGCAACGCCGCCACGAACGGCGTCGACGCGACGGTGTCGACGACCGCACACCCGGCAGACCGCGACGGCGAGTTCGACACCGTCGCCTACGCCCCGAAACCGTACACGCCCGTCGCGGTTGGCAAGCAGCGGGCCGCCAACGCGCTGGCGTCGCTCGCCCCCGGCGGCACGCTCTACGTCGGCGGCAGGACCGAGACGGGACTGGCCCGATACGAGGACTGCCTCGCCGACCTCGCCGGCAGCGTCGAGACGGTCCACGACGGCGACGCGCGCGTCGTCGCGGCGACTCGGCCCGAAACGGTCGACCCGCCCGTGTTCGTCGAGCCCCGCGAGTTCTCGGCCACGGTCGACGGCGTCGACCTCCCGCTCGTCTCGGTCCCCGGCACGTTCTCGGCCGGCCATCTCGACCACGGCACCCGGCTGCTCCTGGAGACCGCTACCGTCGCGGACGACGACCGCGTCCTCGACCTCTGCTGTGGCTACGGCCCGGTCGGTGCGTACGCCGGCTCCGTCGCCGGCTCCGACCTGTGGCTGACCGACGACGACGCGGTCGCGGCCGCCTGTGCCGAGCGCACGCTGGCCGCGAACGGCGTCGATGGGACCGTCGTCACCGCCGACGCGGTGTCGGGCGTCGGGAACCGGCGCTTCGATCGGGTCCTCTCGAACCCACCGACTCACGCCGGGGAGGGCGTGCTCACGGACCTGTTCTCGGGCATCGCACGCGTGTTGGCCCCCGGTGGCTCTGCGACCGTCGTCCATCACCGCGGCCTGGACCTCTCCCGGCAGTTCGAGCGGTTCCGGTCGGTCGAGACGCGGGCGACCGGCACGGAGCACGTGGTTGTTCGACTGTCCGGGGTGCGTTCGTAG